One Micropterus dolomieu isolate WLL.071019.BEF.003 ecotype Adirondacks linkage group LG23, ASM2129224v1, whole genome shotgun sequence DNA window includes the following coding sequences:
- the gng8 gene encoding guanine nucleotide-binding protein G(I)/G(S)/G(O) subunit gamma-8, whose product MSNNMAKIADARKTVEQLKLEVNIERMMISKAAAELMAYCEAHAKEDPLVTPVPSSENPFREKKLFCVIL is encoded by the exons ATGTCCAACAACATGGCCAAGATTGCAGATGCTCGAAAGACTGTCGAACAACTGAAACTGGAGGTCAACATAGAGAGAATGATG ATATCcaaagcagcagctgagctgatGGCCTACTGTGAAGCTCATGCCAAAGAGGACCCCCTGGTGACACCAGTACCTTCTTCTGAGAACCCGTTTCGAGAGAAGAAGTTATTCTGTGTAATACTATAA
- the tmem45b gene encoding transmembrane protein 45B: MANFGGHAIPGSFFMLYGFWLTVKHIIQYYWRTSQPKARQIMPPFLKKMDYAEGGFQIFASFVGIMVEQFVVDGPHAHLYDRENNSWVKLMNWQHGTMYLFFGLSGIALIASTSKLVPTGIDRLALSVALFIEGFLFYYHVHNRPPLDAHIHTLLLVAVFSGSASTMLEVFVRDNIILELLGACLFILQGTWFYQIGFVLFPLNGQEWDLKLHDNMMFITMCFCWHLAVAMLLVACTSSMVWLTVKRFSAKGRDIEIGMRNTFSKTSSQKALLEESDEE; the protein is encoded by the exons ATGGCCAACTTTGGAGGACATGCCATTCCTGGCTCTTTTTTCATGCTCTATGGCTTTTGGCTAACAGTAAAACACATTATCCAATACTACTGGAGGACAAGTCAGCCTAAAGCAAGACAGATCATGCCACCTTTCTTAAAGAAGATGGACTACGCCGAGGGAGGATTTCAAATCTTTGCTTCATTTGTTG GTATTATGGTTGAACAGTTTGTGGTAGACGGGCCACATGCCCACCTCTATGACAGAGAGAACAATTCATGGGTCAAGCTGATGAACTGGCAGCATGGTACAATGTATCTGTTCTTTGGGCTATCTGGAATTGCATTAATTGCCAGTACATCCAAACTGGTGCCAACTGGTATTGACCGCCTTGCTCTCTCCGTGGCTCTTTTTATTGAAG GGTTTTTATTCTATTACCATGTGCATAATCGGCCCCCTCTGGATGCTCACATCCACACCCTGCTGCTGGTGGCTGTGTTTAGTGGATCGGCCAGCACCATGCTGGAGGTGTTCGTGAGAGACAACATTATTTTGGAGCTTCTCGGGGCATGCCTGTTCATCCTGCAGGGCACGTGGTTCTACCAG ATTGGATTTGTTCTTTTCCCACTGAATGGACAAGAATGGGACTTGAAACTGCAcgacaacatgatgttcatcaCAATGTGCTTCTGCTGGCATTTAGCGGTGGCCATGCTTTTAGTCGCCTGCACTTCCTCTATGGTTTGGCT CACAGTGAAGCGATTCTCAGCAAAGGGGCGGGACATTGAGATTGGAATGCGAAACACATTCTCTAAAACAAGCTCCCAGAAAGCTTTGCTTGAAGAGTCGGATGAAGAGTGA